A segment of the Verrucomicrobiota bacterium genome:
TCGGTGATGTAGAAGCCGCTGCCCTTGAAGATCAGCCCGGCACCCGCGCCCATCAATCGCCGGACACGGCCGCGCCCCCAGCGCTTGCGCCCGCAGAGCTCCTTCGGGCAGACGGCGAGCGCGGACTCTTTCATGGACTGGACTTTCTCAAAGTGAAGACCGCACTTGTCGCAGGAATACTCGTAGGTGGGCATGGGAAGATCTGGCGGGTTCCAAGCCCGCGTCGGCAGCCGTCGCAGCAGGCTTGCAGTCGGGAATTCAGCGGCGGTCGAACAATCCTCCGGGCAGCCCCGTCTCCCAGGACTTCGGCGAATTCCAAGGCCGCGACGAGGCGTTTCCCGGCTCCGTCGTGGCGCAACCGCTGGCGCCCAAAAGCAAAACGGACACGGCGGCGAGAAGCAAGGCGCGGGCGATCAAGTTCAGGGGCGCTTTCATCTTAGGGCACGACGACGACGTCGCCTTCGAGGATTTCTTCACCCTTCTTCTTCCACTGTTGCATGATGTTGGCGATGGAGTGGCCGGGTTCGACGGTGGACACCTTCAGGCGGCCGACGAATTTCCCGGCGCGGTTGACGATGAGTTCGCCGTTCTTGAGCACACCGTGGTTGCCACCGACATCCACGATGACGAAATCCCACTTCGGATCGACTGCGACGATGCGGCCCTTGATGGAGGAGTCCAGCACCACATCCTTGCCGACGTTTTTCACGGAATCCACCTCGCCCTGTAGCTTGTTCACGCGGACGGCCAGAATCTTGCGTTCTTCCTTGGTGACATCGAGTTCGGTCTTCACGGCCGGGAGTTCGGCAGCCATGGACTTGATTTGGGGCATGTTAAATCCGGACGCGAAGAACTCTTCCGCCGTTTTCTTCACACTCGCGGTTTCGGCGGCGGCCTTCGCAGCGTCCGCGATGGCTTTCGTGGTGTTCATTTTCTCCACCGCGACTTCCTTCATCGCCGCGTCAGCCTTGGCCTTCTCGGCATCGCGTTCCTGCTCTGCGACGTCGATCTTTTGCTGGCGATCGCTGGATTCTTTGGCGAATTTTTCCTTCTGCTTGGTCATCTCCTCGAGGTCCTTGGCCTTCTTCTCCTTTTCCTCGTTGAGCGTGGTGAGGGTGGGTTTGAGCTTGAGCTCGCTGAGCGCAAAGACTGCCGCGCTGCAGAGAATCGAAACAATCAGGGCGATCTTAAGAAACATGGCGGCTCAATGATTGGGTTGAACAGTGGCGGGACGTTAAACACCAGTCCCGGCGGTGTCAATGGCTCTGTTGGCTCCGTTGGCCTGCGTTCGCCTCAATCCCGCCAGTAGGTCGACTCGCGCGGGGCCTTGTAGCGGATCGCCAGGTGGGGCGTCTCGATGCGCTTCTGCCCGGCGGCGAGTGATTGCATGCCGGCGGCGACGAGCCCGCCGGTGAGTTGCGTGCGCTCCACGGGATACGGCGCGCGGCCGGTGAGGAACATCCGTTCGGCTTGCGCCATGAGTGCTGCGGAATAAACCACGTTTGGATTGGGCGGCAGGTAAAACAGCGTCGAGAGTGGTTGCGACTGGCCGCTCCTCCGCGCGGCGAACGTAAAATCCCCGACCAGTCCGTTCAGCAGCAGCATCGTGGCCTTCAACCCGTCGGCGTGCTCGTAACGATACGCGACCGGGTCCTTCACGAAGCTGCGGATTTGCTCCGCGGTCGGATACCGGTGGCTGTGGGTCGGCGGCTGCGCGAGCGTGTGGCTGCGCGACAGGCACGCTTCGAGGAGCGCGGGGTCCCATCCGCCGGCGGCCCACGAACCCGTGTCCATCGCGTGCCACACGGAGTCACCGCGCAACGCCTGGAGCGCCACGACGCCCGTCTCGCCACCGCGCCGGCGTTCAGCCATGCATTGGATGACTTCCAAGGCGTGGAAGTCGTAACTGTCCACCGCGCCCATCGCCACGCCCATGACTTCGCGCAGCACTGCGCCGGCGGGCATTTCGACCGCGGGCATCCGCCACGTCACCGGCAACGAGGAACCGGCAAGAAACGGAAACTTCAATTGCCGCGACAACTGCACCATTTCGTCCGCCCACGCGGGATTCCACGAGAGATGTTTGTCGTTGAAGACCGGCGCGGCCCGGCCGTCCTGCCGGAAGACGTCTGTGACCTGCTTGAAGAATTCGTAGCGCGGATATTTTTTCTGGCCGGCTTCGTTCACGGGATAGTTGCCGTGTTCGCCGATGATCAGCACGGCGTCAACCGCGAGCCGGCTGCCGCCGCATCGCAGCGCCTCAGCGATCGTCGGGTAAATGGTGAAGCCAAATTCCCGCGCCCGCGCGCGGCTCAGTTCGTTCTCCGGGAATTGGTCCACATACGCGGACACGACTTCAATCTGCGGCCGGTGCCAGGCGCCGCGAACGGGATACCCGACGAGAAACCGTTCCCCCATGTGCCACGCGTGCGATCGGAAGCGCCACTCCGTCGTGATGATGGCCATGCGTTTCTTCCGCGCGGCGGTGCTCGCGGCCGGCCCGCCGAGGGAAAGTCCTGCGACGCCGGTTCCCAACGCGGCCAGGAATCGACGACGCGTGCTTTCGTGAAGAGTGAGCATGAAAGTGGAATACCACCGCCCGATCCGCGAGGCAACGTCAGGAACCGTCCACCGCTCAAACCCTGTGCCCGGTTCAGATGATGTATTCCAGAACGTTCGACGGTTCGCTTTGCAGTCGTCGCACCCGCTCGCACATCTGCGCGAGCGTGACTTCCTCCAGGATCTTTGCAATGGCGTCGCGAACTTCTTTCATCACGCTTCGGATGCCGCACCGCGATTCGTCCGGGCACGAACAGGCTTCGTAAGCCCGCTCGCTGACGCAACTGACCGGAGCGAGGGGCCCTTCGATGTGACGGATGACTTCGGCCAGCGTGATGGTTTCGGGGGCGCGCCGCAGCCGATACCCGCCTGCAACGCCACGCCGACTCTCGACCATTCCGCCTGATTTCAAGTCGTTGAGAATCTGCTCGAGGAACCGCTTTGGAATATTCTGCGCGTCCGAGATGGTCTGCGTGGCGACGACGTCCTGCCCGTAACGCGATCCCAGCACAATCAACGCCCTCAAGGCATATTCCCCGCGCAGCGAGAGTTTCATGGGCGTATCCTGCAAACCCTACACATCAAGTCAAGATTATCCAGGCGTGTATTGCCGGCACAATTTGAATCAGTGTGCCAACGATCGTAACTCAATCCGATTAATGTCTATTGACTTGATAGTGATTTGAAATAGACTGCCCACCCGCATCCGTGACCGCTTCCCCGCTGTTGTGACGAGCGCCCGGCACCATTGCAGACTCTGCTCCGACGCCGCCGGCCTGAAACGACAGCGGATGCGATTCGTCGGAACTGCACACCGAGCTCAAGCTTATGGAAACCAAGTCACGCAGCCTCGCCAAAGCGGTCAGCTACCGCATCTACTCGTCAGTCATCACCGCGGCCTTGGTTTACATTTTCACCGGGATAGCATCCCTGGCGCTTGGAATCGGTGTCACGGAATTGATCGTCAAGGTATTCACCTTTTTCCTGCATGAGAGGATCTGGACTTTCATCCGCTTCGGGCAAAACACCCACCCGCTCGCCGAATTCAAAGTCAGCAAGCCGCTCACGCAACACGACAAGCAGGAGATCGAGAAGAAACTCTCCG
Coding sequences within it:
- a CDS encoding zinc ribbon domain-containing protein, whose protein sequence is MPTYEYSCDKCGLHFEKVQSMKESALAVCPKELCGRKRWGRGRVRRLMGAGAGLIFKGSGFYITDYRSENYKQAAKKDAPPAPAPAADAKPATPAAKSGGDSKPAPAAKP
- a CDS encoding Rrf2 family transcriptional regulator, translated to MKLSLRGEYALRALIVLGSRYGQDVVATQTISDAQNIPKRFLEQILNDLKSGGMVESRRGVAGGYRLRRAPETITLAEVIRHIEGPLAPVSCVSERAYEACSCPDESRCGIRSVMKEVRDAIAKILEEVTLAQMCERVRRLQSEPSNVLEYII
- a CDS encoding DUF2061 domain-containing protein; translated protein: METKSRSLAKAVSYRIYSSVITAALVYIFTGIASLALGIGVTELIVKVFTFFLHERIWTFIRFGQNTHPLAEFKVSKPLTQHDKQEIEKKLSELGYLGEGI